The genome window CAAGGATGCTGACGCCCTGGACCGTTGGCGCATCAGCGACCTCAATCCCTCGTTCCTCAGGACCGCATCCGCGCAGAAACTCCTGCGGGCGAGTTATGTCCTTTGGACCGAGACGACCCGCATGTCCAACCCCGACCAAGCATTCACATGTGTTCTGGCGGCTGCCCAGGCACTCGGTACCCTTGCCGATGGTTGATCCGCCCGCCGGGCCTTTGTCCTTGACGCAGTCCTGTTTCCCAAACCGCATTCCAACTGCTCGTTTCGGTCGCGGGATACCGGTGGAGATGTCGGCCGCAACCACCACATCGACGACTCCCAGCAGGTCGTCCTTACTGGCGCTTTACTGGCGGTTCGCATGTAAGGATCTGCAACGAAAAGGACTTAAAGCGATCAAACCGTGACGAAACGGGTCTTGACATGGGCGCGTAAGCCCTTTATCGTTAAGGAAATAAGGCTGCGGGCGTAATTCAGTGGTAGAATGCCAGCAGGCACCCCCGAACACTCCAAGCCCCTGCAAATCCTGAAGTTACAGCTAGGCGGCTGGAAGAAACCTGGAAGTTCCTCTATGAGCAGTCATCACCAGCCCCGACGTACTGCCCCATCACCGAGGGCTGCATAAGAGTCTCAAGGAGTTGGAGCCTTGAGACTCCGTCAGGCGGGACAACCGCAGCAGCGGAAACGGCTTGGAGGCAGCAGTCTCAAAGTCTCACGTTCTACGACCTGTCACCCACCAGCCAGACGACGCCCAGGGCAAGACGTGGGACCAGATTGCCGCGTTTGTTGGTCACCTGGATCCGAAGGCCACCCGGCGGTACATCCACTTCATACCGAAGGACAAGCGGGCAACGGTGGAGTCGATTCCGTTTGAGTTCTGAGGGGTACCCAAACCTCGAGAAACCATCCGCCTTTGCTATTCGGGACTCAGCTACCACCGTGCTACCGTCGCGAGCTGGGCGGGGGGCCCGCTTGCGGGCGAAACGGAGGTCGCGGAAAATACCGCTGCTGGTCGAGCAATCGGCAGAGCTCGATCCTTGAACGAGTTTTTGTCGCGGTGAAGGAGAGCGAGCCTTGAAATCTGACCGACTTTTGAGGATTGGGACCGTGGTCCTTGCGGGTGTCCTGGCGGCGGCGGCAGCCCTCACCGCTCCCCCGACCGCTCTGGCGCAGGAGTCTGGCGCGAAGCTCACGCCGGACGAAGCACGGAAGATTGCCAAGGAAGCGTACATTTACGGCTTTCCGATGGTGGACAACTACCGTATCCAATACGCCTATTTCCAGGATCACGGCAACCCCGAGTTCAAGGCTCCCTGGAACCAGATTCACAACATGGCCCGGGTCTACACGCCAGAAGACAAGGCTATTCAGACGCCCAACTCGGACACGCCCTATTCCATGGTAGGGATGGACCTACGGGCCGAGCCCCTGGTGCTCACGGTACCGGTGGTCGAAAAGAGGCGCTATTTCTCGGTCCAGCTCATTGACGCCTACACGTTCAACTTCGACTACATCGGCAGCCGGACGACCGGCAATGATGGCGGCAGCTTCCTCGTCGCTGGCCCTCGCTGGAAAGGCGAGCGTCCTAATGGCATCAAGCAAGTGTTCCGTTCCGAGACCGAATTCGTCCTCGCGGCCTACCGCACACAACTTCTCAATCCGGATGACATTGAGAACGTCAAGAAGGTGCAGGCGGGCTACAAGGTCGAGCCGCTTTCCGCTTTCCTGAAGCAGCCCGCCCCGGCAGCACCGCCGAAAATCGATTTTGTCAAACCGCTGACTCCGGCAGAGCAGAAGACTTCGCTGAAGTTCTTCGACATTCTGAATTTCGTTCTCCGGTTCTGCCCCACCGATCCGTCGGAGAAAGATCTGATGGCACGGTTCGCCGGGATCGGCGTGGGCGCTGGAAAGAAGCTTGATCCCGCTCAGCTCACGCCCGAGTTGAAACAGGCGATCACGGAGGGCATGGCAGGTGCCTGGAAAGAGCTGGAGAACTTCGAGAAAACCGAACTTGCCACCGGCAAGGTGACCAGCGGCGATATCTTCGGCACGCGGCAATACCTGAAGAACAAATACCTGTATCGGTTTGCGGCGGCGGTGATGGGCATCTACGGCAACTCGAAGCAGGAAGCGATGTATCCGATCTACCAGGTGGACGCCGCCGGGCAGAAGCTCGATGGGTCAAAACACCGCTACACGCTGCGCTTCGCACCGAACGGGTTGCCCCCGGTTAACGCTTTCTGGTCACTGACCATGTACCGGCTGCCGGAGAGCCTGCTGTATGCCAACCCGATCAACCGCTATCTCATCAACTCACCGATGCTGCCCAACCTCAAACGTGACGCCGACGGCGGGCTGACCCTCTACATCCAGCACGAGTCCCCGGGGGCGGAGAAGGAGTCGAATTGGCTACCCGCTCCGAACGGACCATTCGTGGCGTTTCTGCGCCTCTACTGGCCGAAGAAAGAAGCTCTGAACGGCACCTGGGAGCAGCCCCCGATGCAGCCCGTGAACTGACCGGTGACCGCGAAGTCACGGACAAGACGCGACAACCTGCCCCGCTCCGTAGTAGGCGCGCGGTCTACCGCTGTGAACGCATATCCAACGGCATCGACCGGTTAAGTAGTGCCCTCGGCCCGATAGACGGCCTTATGTTGCGGAGCGTGATCGGACCAGCCTGACGTGAATGCTTCTCCTGACCTTCAAATCACTCGAATGGGTTGTATTTGCCGTAGTAGGGATCCTCGTCGATGAACTTGGCAATCGTCTTGATGTCGCCCATCACCCCGAACATCGACAACCACTGACCTGTGTGCCGCATGTACTCCAGTTGAAAGGGGCCGCCAGGCGCTGGGACGACGCGCAGGAACTTGGTCATGTAGCGGAGCGAGGGATCAGGCTTCTTCGTGTCGGGGTTCCAGGGTATCACGGGCACCGAGATGATGACGTTGTCGCGGTACAGCTTGTACTCCCACTCCGTCCGCTTCTCTTCGCCTTTCGTTAGCAGAGTCCGTAGCTCATCAAGATCCCGCTGGGTGAGCACTCGAACCCAGGTCATGCCCCTCGTGGATTGACGTTTCCTCGTGGCCATGCTGGTGTCCATTCTATCTCTTCCGTTCGCGCCGTGAAACGGGGAGCCGCTGCCACCAGTCTCAATGAGTTGGAGCCATGGGCACGAGTGGACGCAGTAACCGCAGCAGCGGCAACGGCTTGGATGCGGCAGTCTCAAGGTCTCACGTTCTACGGCCTGTCGCGCACCGGCCAGATGACGCCCAGGGGAAGACGTGGGACCAGATTGCCGCGTTCGTGGGTCATCTGGACCCGAAGACCACGAGGCGATACATCCATTTCATGCCGAAGGACAAGCGGGCGACGGTGGAGTCGATACCGTTTGAGTTCTGAGCAGCGAGTCTGCGAACGACGGCAGATCAGTCCTGCTCGTGATAAGAAGCTCCTTCCTTTGAAGGTTTCCTCTGTCGCCGTAAGATTGTGGGACAATGGACGGAAGGAATTCCTCCGAAGCCTGTGAACTCACGACTGCCGGATCGGCGGGCGCGCCGAAGCGAATCACACGAACATGCTTCGTCGTTGTCCTTTTGATTGCCGCGGCGTTCCGCCTGTGGAACCTCGGCGCGAACGAATTCGGCAATCTGTATTACGCCGCAACCGTCCGGAGCATGGCCACAAGCTGGCACAATTTCTTCTACGCCTCGTTCGACCCTGCGGGCTTCCTCTCCGTCGATAAACCCCCCGTCGCGTTCTGGCTCCAGGTGCTCAGCGTGAAGATCCTCGGTTACACGGGCTTCGCGCTTCATCTCCCGCAGGCTCTCGAAGGCATTTTGTCGGTGATTGTCGTGTACCTTCTCACTCGCCGCGTAGCTGGTGAGTCGGGCGGCCTGCTGGCCAGCCTTGTCATGGCCATCACCCCAGCGAGCGTTGCGATTGACCGCAGCAACCTTCCCGATAGTTGCCTGCTGCTCGTCTTATTGCTGGCGGCAGCGGCGCTCTTGCGTGCAACGGAAACCGGGCGGTGGAGATGGCTGCTGCTCAGTACCGCACTCGTAGGCTTGGCCTTCAACGTCAAGCTGACTGCCGCATACCTCGTGCTTCCGACTTTCTACCTGGTCTATTGGCTCGGGTCGCCGGTGGTTCGAAGCGTGCGGCTCGCGCAGTCGGGGGCAGCCGCCGTGGTGTTGTTCGCGGTATCGTTGTCCTGGGCAACCATTGTTGATCTGACGCCCGCCCGCTCGCGCCCCTACGTGGGCGATACGCGGAACAACTCGGTTCTGGGCCTGGCATTCCACCTTCAGGGTATGCAGCGGGTCACGGGCGAGGCCAAGGAACGGCCCGGTCCACCTCCTTCCAGCGGCGTACCCGGATCCTTCGGAGAGTCGTTTACCGGTCATGGCGGACACCCCGGTCCCTTTCGGCTCGCGAACCGTGACCTGGCAGGACACATTACCTGGCTGCTTCCATTTGCGGTCGTGGGGCTCGTCGTAATCTCACGCACGTCCCGATTCACCCTGCCCTTGTCATGTCTGCACCAGAGCGTACTACTCTGGAGCGAATGGTTCGCGACTTATGCGCTGACGTTCAGCTTCTCGAATAGCCCCATCCATCCGTACTACCTGACTTTGTTGGCTGCACCGACAGCGGCCCTTGTAGGGATTGGCGCGACCGTGCTCTGGAAGGCTTACGTAAAGGCCGAGTTCCGATCACTTGCGCTACCCGTGGCGCTCGCGGTAACGGCATTCTGGCAGGCATGGGTGCTTGCGTACCATGCAGACTGGATGCGCTGGCTGTTGCCACTCGTGCTCTTGGGAACCGGCATTGCCGTGATCGGCCTATTGGTGGCGCGGACGCGGGGGCAAGACTCCGTCGCCTGCCGCCTTCAAATCGTCAGCGCATCGCTTGGCGTGGCGAGCCTCCTGATCTGCCCAGCCGCTTGGTCAGCGACACCCGTTATCGCAGCGGGTGGTCGCATGGTGCCCGTCGCCGACCCCATTCTTCTTGCCCGCCGTGACAACCCGCGCGGCGCGGATGATGACTGGCGTGACGCTCAGACGCTGGTCGAGTTCCTTCGCACCAATCGCAAGGACGAGAGATTCTTCCTGGCCGTCCCTGACATCCATCTCGCCTCGCCTATTATCATCGATACTGGCGCAAGCGTGATGGCCTATGGGGGGTTCTCAGGGAGCGATCCGATCCTGACCGTCCAGCAGTTTGCCGGGATGATCGAGGCTGGGGCATTTCGGTTCGTGCTGCTGAGCAGCCGACCGCCTCCTGGCGGAGCGCGCCCGGGCCAACAGGATGCCATTGCAGCCTGGGTGCGCGAGTACGGGAGGGAAGTCTCATCTGATCGCTGGAAACCAGCCAACGTATGGGGAAACAACCTCGGGCCACCCCCATCTCCCTGGGGCGAAACGTCCGAGATGCTCCGCCAACTTTTTCGTGGCCCGGATTGTCGGCTCTACGATTGTGCCCAGGCGGCCACAGATTCTAGGGGCACCTCCAAGACACCTTGGAAATGAGAGCGGACCTCGATGGTTGTCTGAAGCTGCCGCTCATGGTTCGGAACCTGGCCCGCAAAGACGGCGTCAATCCCCTGCAATCGCTGATTTGGGTTCTCGCTACCGCAGGCAGGCAATTACAGCGCGTCGTTCGATGGTACGAGCGGTAGGCGTGTCGATACGGCGTGCAGCGCAATGTTGTGCAGCATCTCGTTCACCGTCGTGCAGCAGTCCGCGAGTATCGACACCTTGTACTTCTCCGCCGACCTCGATATCGCGGCGTGGGTTACGCAGTTCTGCGTCATCATGCCGCAGACGAGCAACTCCGTCGTACCGAGCTTGGCCAGCGTTTCCTCAAGCGTGGTGTTTACGAAGCTGTCGGCATACTCCTTCACGACGATGGGAGCTTGCGGAGCAGCCGCAAGGATGCGTGGATGGACCTCAGCGCCCGTCGTGCCCTGATTGAAGAAGGGCGCGATTCCTGCGGCGCTGTTGGCGACGTGCTGGATGATGATGACAGGAATGCCTTGAGCCTTTGCCCGCTCAATGGCGTGCTCGATGCGTTCAAGTACAACGTCGGCGTTCCACAGGGGGAACTTGCCCCCAGGGAAGTAATCACTCTGGAGATCGATGACCAGGAGTGCCTTGCTCACGGGTAGCTCCTTGTAGCCGAGATTCCGCAGGCAACTCGCCCCACCACGTCCAAGTGGACCGGTTCAGTCTACCGCGATTAATGAAGGTTGGCCACGGCTCCGGTCGGACAGCCCTGATGCTGGACGGGCGTTCGACTTGCGACCAGAATACGGTCGCTGCCGCGCCGGTGCAGAACGGGAAATCGCCGATGGACTGGATGACGTGGTACAACGGGCTGGCCAAACCGAGTTGGACGCCATCGCCGCCCACCATCGGCCTGATCTGGCAGATCCTCTACCCGATTATCATCGTCACCTTCGGATTCGTTTTCGTGCAGGCGTTTCGTGGAAAGCTCGCCTGGGTCATTGCCTTGCCCTTCGCCATCAACCTCGTCGCTAACCTGATCTTCACGCCCATTCAGTTTGGAATGCGTAACCTGACGTTGGCATCTGTGGACATCCTGATCGTCTGGAGCACGATCATTTGGTCGGTGGTGGCCGTGTGGCCGCATTATCGATGGGTCGCCTTGGCTCAGGTGCCGTACTTCGTCTGGGTTTCCACCGCCACCGTGTTACAATTGTCGATCACCTGGATGAATCGAGGCGGGTGAGTCGTTTGCAGCAGCCGCGGCAGTCCATGAGTCGGGACATGCTCCTCACGGTTCGGATGCCAGGTCACCAAAGATGAACGCCAGCAAGTCGTTGGCGGAAGAACGGGAGGCTTGCTCCAACGGCATGAACCGGTACTTGTGCGGATGTCGTCGCATCTGGTGGGCAGCCACGCAGAGACAATCGGCAATCGCCTTCGGCAGACACCGTGGCGATCCGTCCGGTTGGCCACCGACCAGCTTCCGATAGCCTTCCAGGAAAGCTCCGGCGTTGCGCTGGTCGGGTTCAATTCGTTGGAGGCGGAGCCCTGCCTCCGTTATCACAGCCATGATACGTCCGTCATCGTTGCCAGGCATGACCATCAGCCCGCCCAAGATGTCCTCAGCGCTACGAAGCACAACGGCCCGCTCAGATGCCTTCTTCAGGGTCTCGGTCAGATGCGGGAGCGATCTCACCCAGGGTTCGTCCATCTTGTCGGCGACCAGCGCTTCCTGCTGCCGCTCCAAATCGCCAACGAGGGAATCATCCTCTCCGCCGAGCAGGCGATAGCACTTCGCGAGCATGTCCACATCACCGTTGCGGCTGACGAGGCGAAAGACTGCTTCGATGATGCGGACGGCTTGGCGGCGCGTGCGATAGGGTTCGCCGCTTGGCCTCGAGCGGCAAGACCCCTGCTCACCTGCGGTCTACTGATCTACTGTTCTCCTGCTCAACTCTGATCCGCCCTCTTCTCTTCGAACGAGCCTTCGGCATGGCCTTCATGTTCGAGAACCTCGTTGTCTACCAGAAAGCCGTTGACTTCGCCGACAACGTGGCCGGGCTTACTCAGGGGTTCCCGCGAGGATTCTACTTTCTTGCAGACCAGTTGAATCGCGCAGCGTTCCCTATCGCGACCAATCTGGCAGAGGGGAACGGCCGGTTCACAAAGGCCGACCGCAGACATTTCTTCACCATCTCGCGTGGCTCAGTGCAGGAGTGCGTGCCGCTCCTGGAATTGGCTCGCAGGCGTGCCCTTATCAGCCCACAGGACGCAGAGGCTCTCAGGGGCCGTCTTGAGGAAATCTCTCGCATGCTCTCCGGCCTCATCAACGGGCTGGAAAACCGCGGGATCTGAAGTGGCTCCGGGCGGCTACTGCAGCCTCTTCACGCTCAGTCTACTGATCTGGCTCGTCGCCGGTCTGGCCTACGTTGTCCGGTCGATCCGCCACGGCATCGCGATCAACCGGCTGAACGGACGAAGTTCACCGTACCCACGTCGGACGATGCGGTGGTTTGTCCCGCCCGTTGCGCTCCTGCTGACGGTTGTCGCCCTCGTCACGAGGCTTCCGCTTCGGACTGGCTTCGGGTTAAGCCGTGGAGGATTGGACCGCCTCGCGAAAAGCGCGGCTAGCGTCCGGCCGGGCTCCACGTTGCCCAATCAGCGAATCGGGCTATACTGGGCGGAGTCAATCGAGGCGTTTCCGGGCGGCGTCAGATTCGCAGTCCGCGGCGCAGGCTTCCTGGACCGTAACGGGTTCGCCTACCCGCCCTCCAGCCCGCCGCTCAGGATGGGCGAGGACTATTACCGCCCAATCAACGGCCAATGGTACACCTGGCGCGAGAGCTGGTAGATGTCGCGTCGTATGACCCATGCCATTCTTGTCCTGCCCGCGCTTCTGGCCGGATGCTTAGCTCCTGCCAGGCAGGATACGCTTATCACGCCTCCCCCGCAGGCTCCCAATCCTCTGGATGCCATCGTTCTGGATCAAATGGCCAACCGGCACATCCCCGGCCTGTCGCTGGCCATCATGAAAGACGGCAGCCTGGTGAAGGCCACCGGCTACGGCTTGGCCAACGTCCAGTTGAATGTCCCCGCCACCCCCGAGACCGTCTACCAAATCCAGTCCATCACCAAGTCCTTCACCGCCACGGGCGTCATGATGCTCGTCGAGGAGGGCAAGATCGACCTCGATGCCCCAATCAGTAAGTACCTCGACGGCACGCCCGACACCTGGAAGGACATCGCCGTCCGCAACCTCCTTACCCACACCTCCGGCATCAAGGACTTCATCAACGAACCCACTGCCAGCCTCCGCCTCGACGTGACCGAGGAGGAAGTCCTCAAAGCCGCCGCTCCCCGCCCCTTGAACTTCCGGCCCGGCGAGACTTACGCCTACAGCAACACCAATTACCACCTGCTGGCCATGATCATCCGCAAGGTGACCGGCAAGTTCTACGGCGACTTCCTCCGCGAGCGTATCTTCGAACCCCTGGGCATGACCCATACGGCCGTCATCAGCCGCTACGACGACATCCCCAACGCGGCGGCTGGCTACATCCGCAAGAACAACGTCCTGCGTAACGGCCAGTTCATCGCTCCGTCGATCCTCGGCTACGGCGGCGGCGGAATTCGCTCCACGGTCCTGGACATGGCCAAATGGGACGCGGCCCTCTACACCGAGCGGCTGCTCAAGAAGGCCAGCCTTGAGCAGATGTGGACGCCCGCCAGACTCGACAACGGCCAGACCCTCGGCTACGGC of Phycisphaerae bacterium contains these proteins:
- a CDS encoding beta-lactamase family protein, whose product is MTHAILVLPALLAGCLAPARQDTLITPPPQAPNPLDAIVLDQMANRHIPGLSLAIMKDGSLVKATGYGLANVQLNVPATPETVYQIQSITKSFTATGVMMLVEEGKIDLDAPISKYLDGTPDTWKDIAVRNLLTHTSGIKDFINEPTASLRLDVTEEEVLKAAAPRPLNFRPGETYAYSNTNYHLLAMIIRKVTGKFYGDFLRERIFEPLGMTHTAVISRYDDIPNAAAGYIRKNNVLRNGQFIAPSILGYGGGGIRSTVLDMAKWDAALYTERLLKKASLEQMWTPARLDNGQTLGYGFGWFVATVNGHRRLAHSGGHVTGFSSIIHRYPDDRITIVVFTNLSLADPGRIASRLAECYIPDLAHSASK
- a CDS encoding cysteine hydrolase, encoding MSKALLVIDLQSDYFPGGKFPLWNADVVLERIEHAIERAKAQGIPVIIIQHVANSAAGIAPFFNQGTTGAEVHPRILAAAPQAPIVVKEYADSFVNTTLEETLAKLGTTELLVCGMMTQNCVTHAAISRSAEKYKVSILADCCTTVNEMLHNIALHAVSTRLPLVPSNDAL
- a CDS encoding glycosyltransferase family 39 protein, with the translated sequence MDGRNSSEACELTTAGSAGAPKRITRTCFVVVLLIAAAFRLWNLGANEFGNLYYAATVRSMATSWHNFFYASFDPAGFLSVDKPPVAFWLQVLSVKILGYTGFALHLPQALEGILSVIVVYLLTRRVAGESGGLLASLVMAITPASVAIDRSNLPDSCLLLVLLLAAAALLRATETGRWRWLLLSTALVGLAFNVKLTAAYLVLPTFYLVYWLGSPVVRSVRLAQSGAAAVVLFAVSLSWATIVDLTPARSRPYVGDTRNNSVLGLAFHLQGMQRVTGEAKERPGPPPSSGVPGSFGESFTGHGGHPGPFRLANRDLAGHITWLLPFAVVGLVVISRTSRFTLPLSCLHQSVLLWSEWFATYALTFSFSNSPIHPYYLTLLAAPTAALVGIGATVLWKAYVKAEFRSLALPVALAVTAFWQAWVLAYHADWMRWLLPLVLLGTGIAVIGLLVARTRGQDSVACRLQIVSASLGVASLLICPAAWSATPVIAAGGRMVPVADPILLARRDNPRGADDDWRDAQTLVEFLRTNRKDERFFLAVPDIHLASPIIIDTGASVMAYGGFSGSDPILTVQQFAGMIEAGAFRFVLLSSRPPPGGARPGQQDAIAAWVREYGREVSSDRWKPANVWGNNLGPPPSPWGETSEMLRQLFRGPDCRLYDCAQAATDSRGTSKTPWK
- a CDS encoding four helix bundle protein; this translates as MAFMFENLVVYQKAVDFADNVAGLTQGFPRGFYFLADQLNRAAFPIATNLAEGNGRFTKADRRHFFTISRGSVQECVPLLELARRRALISPQDAEALRGRLEEISRMLSGLINGLENRGI
- a CDS encoding DUF1254 domain-containing protein, yielding MVDNYRIQYAYFQDHGNPEFKAPWNQIHNMARVYTPEDKAIQTPNSDTPYSMVGMDLRAEPLVLTVPVVEKRRYFSVQLIDAYTFNFDYIGSRTTGNDGGSFLVAGPRWKGERPNGIKQVFRSETEFVLAAYRTQLLNPDDIENVKKVQAGYKVEPLSAFLKQPAPAAPPKIDFVKPLTPAEQKTSLKFFDILNFVLRFCPTDPSEKDLMARFAGIGVGAGKKLDPAQLTPELKQAITEGMAGAWKELENFEKTELATGKVTSGDIFGTRQYLKNKYLYRFAAAVMGIYGNSKQEAMYPIYQVDAAGQKLDGSKHRYTLRFAPNGLPPVNAFWSLTMYRLPESLLYANPINRYLINSPMLPNLKRDADGGLTLYIQHESPGAEKESNWLPAPNGPFVAFLRLYWPKKEALNGTWEQPPMQPVN
- a CDS encoding tryptophan-rich sensory protein, translated to MDWMTWYNGLAKPSWTPSPPTIGLIWQILYPIIIVTFGFVFVQAFRGKLAWVIALPFAINLVANLIFTPIQFGMRNLTLASVDILIVWSTIIWSVVAVWPHYRWVALAQVPYFVWVSTATVLQLSITWMNRGG